One Sinorhizobium mexicanum genomic region harbors:
- a CDS encoding metal-dependent hydrolase — protein sequence MKIKWLGHSAFHIETAKAKILIDPFFTGNPAFRDSERKAATAGLTHILLTHGHGDHVGDTVAIARETGATVVGNFDLCMWLGRQGVSKMDPGNTGGTIQLGAFSVTFVTALHSSAQITEDGVSHSLGSAGGLVLHFDDEPTLYHMGDTDIFSDMALVHELHEPDIGIVPIGDRFTMGGAVAALACQRYFKFNTAIPCHYGSFPIIDQTPQTFVAGMDGASTLVATPDVGGVVTL from the coding sequence ATGAAGATCAAATGGCTCGGCCATTCCGCCTTCCACATCGAGACGGCGAAGGCCAAAATCCTGATCGACCCATTTTTCACCGGGAATCCGGCGTTTCGTGACAGCGAGCGCAAGGCGGCAACCGCGGGCCTGACGCATATCCTGCTCACGCACGGCCATGGCGACCATGTTGGCGACACCGTGGCGATCGCTAGGGAAACCGGAGCCACCGTGGTTGGCAATTTCGACCTTTGCATGTGGCTCGGACGGCAGGGCGTATCGAAGATGGATCCGGGCAACACCGGCGGGACGATCCAGCTTGGCGCTTTCTCGGTCACCTTCGTCACGGCGCTTCATTCCTCGGCGCAGATCACCGAAGACGGCGTTTCCCATTCGCTCGGAAGCGCCGGCGGTCTGGTGCTTCACTTCGATGACGAGCCGACGCTCTATCACATGGGCGACACGGATATCTTCTCGGACATGGCGCTGGTCCACGAACTGCATGAGCCGGACATCGGCATCGTGCCGATCGGCGACCGCTTCACCATGGGCGGCGCCGTGGCCGCTCTCGCATGCCAGCGCTATTTCAAATTCAACACGGCCATCCCCTGCCACTATGGCTCGTTCCCGATCATCGACCAGACGCCGCAGACCTTCGTCGCCGGCATGGACGGTGCCTCGACGCTGGTGGCAACGCCTGACGTCGGTGGCGTGGTCACTCTCTAG
- a CDS encoding dihydroorotase, whose protein sequence is MTRPLVLKNLRIVDPSRNLDETGTIIVGSDGRILAAGSDAQNQGAPDGAFVKDCAGLTAVPGLVDARVFVGEPGSEHRETIESASRAAATGGVTSFIAMPDTDPVIDEIALVEFVQKTARDKALVNIHPAAALTKGLLGEEMTEIGLLRDAGAVCFTNGRQPVHDTLVLRRAMTYAREFGAVVALEARDKYLGANGVMNEGLLASWLGLPGVPREAEIIPLERDLRIAGLTKAAYHAAEISVPESADAVRVARERGTNVTCGISINHLTLNENDIGEYRTFFKLSPALRGEDDRVAMAEALANGTIDIIVSSHDPQDVDTKRLPFSDAADGAIGLETLAAAALRLYHSGQVPLMRLIDAISTRPAAIFGLDAGTLKPGAKADITVLDLEEPWILYEKALVSRSKNTPFENARFTGRVVQTYVAGKLVHSA, encoded by the coding sequence ATGACCAGACCACTTGTTCTGAAAAACCTGCGCATCGTCGATCCTTCACGCAATCTCGACGAAACGGGCACGATCATCGTCGGCAGCGACGGTCGCATTCTTGCAGCCGGCAGCGACGCCCAGAACCAGGGTGCGCCGGACGGTGCCTTCGTCAAGGACTGCGCCGGCCTTACGGCAGTCCCGGGCCTCGTCGATGCGCGCGTCTTCGTCGGCGAGCCGGGAAGTGAGCATCGCGAGACGATCGAATCGGCCTCACGGGCCGCAGCGACAGGCGGCGTCACCTCGTTCATCGCCATGCCGGACACAGATCCGGTCATCGACGAAATCGCCCTCGTCGAGTTCGTGCAGAAGACCGCGCGCGACAAGGCGCTTGTCAACATCCATCCGGCCGCTGCCCTCACCAAGGGGCTGCTCGGGGAAGAGATGACGGAAATCGGGTTGCTTCGCGACGCGGGCGCCGTCTGCTTCACCAACGGCCGGCAACCGGTTCACGACACGCTGGTGCTGCGCCGCGCGATGACCTATGCGCGCGAATTCGGCGCGGTCGTCGCGCTGGAGGCTCGCGACAAATACCTTGGCGCCAATGGCGTCATGAACGAGGGCCTGCTGGCAAGCTGGCTCGGCCTTCCGGGCGTGCCGCGCGAAGCGGAGATCATTCCGCTCGAACGCGACCTTCGCATCGCGGGATTGACCAAGGCCGCCTATCACGCCGCCGAGATTTCCGTGCCGGAGTCGGCAGACGCCGTGCGCGTCGCGCGGGAGCGCGGAACCAACGTCACCTGCGGCATCTCGATCAATCATCTGACGCTGAACGAAAACGACATCGGCGAATACCGGACCTTCTTCAAGCTGTCGCCTGCGCTGCGCGGCGAAGACGATCGCGTCGCCATGGCCGAGGCGCTTGCCAACGGGACGATCGACATCATCGTATCGTCGCATGATCCGCAGGATGTCGACACCAAGCGCCTGCCCTTCTCGGATGCCGCCGACGGCGCGATCGGCCTTGAAACACTGGCAGCGGCTGCGCTTCGCCTCTACCATAGCGGACAGGTTCCGCTGATGCGGCTGATCGATGCGATCTCCACCCGCCCAGCCGCGATCTTCGGCCTCGACGCCGGCACGCTAAAGCCCGGCGCGAAAGCCGACATTACCGTTCTCGACCTCGAAGAGCCCTGGATCCTCTACGAAAAGGCGCTGGTTTCCCGCTCGAAGAACACGCCTTTTGAAAATGCCCGCTTTACCGGACGGGTCGTCCAAACTTATGTTGCGGGCAAGCTGGTGCATTCAGCGTAA
- the gatC gene encoding Asp-tRNA(Asn)/Glu-tRNA(Gln) amidotransferase subunit GatC encodes MSVDLATVKRVARLARIAVSEEEAERMMGELNGILGFVEQLSEVNVDGVEPMTSVTPMDMKKRTDAVADGDKAADIVANAPNSDRNFFLVPKVVE; translated from the coding sequence ATGTCCGTAGACCTTGCCACCGTAAAGCGCGTCGCGCGCCTTGCCCGCATCGCCGTCAGCGAAGAGGAAGCCGAACGGATGATGGGCGAGCTCAATGGCATTCTCGGCTTCGTCGAGCAGCTTTCAGAAGTGAATGTCGACGGCGTCGAGCCGATGACCTCGGTCACGCCGATGGATATGAAGAAGCGCACCGATGCCGTGGCCGACGGCGACAAGGCTGCAGACATCGTTGCCAATGCACCGAATTCGGACCGCAATTTCTTCCTCGTCCCGAAAGTGGTCGAGTAA
- a CDS encoding acyl-CoA dehydrogenase family protein, translated as MNQMNRTEQKLAELNQPKPWSGVNAYRSDPLVVDITSSMPKALRDEFDVLGRYVTSPEAQELARMANEGVPKLKTHGPRGERLDVVEFHPAWHALMRRSMTTGLHASAWENLADERGRSHKARAIRFYLTAQLECGHLCPLTMTSASVAAITASPAVQKEWAPKILSRKYDSSNRPWMQKSAVTIGMGMTEKQGGTDVRANTSTAERVGEGIYRLNGHKWFMSAPMSDAFVMLAQTHDGLGCFLVPRLLEDGSANGLRFQRLKDKLGNRSNASSEVEFSDTFGFVLGTPDAGIRTILDMVTLTRLDCALASAGMMRASLAEAVHHTRGRKVFGKALISQPMMTRVLADMALDVAAASALSFRLADAFDKAHGSAEDAAYARIMTPVAKYWCCKIAPGLIYEAMECLGGNGYVEERALARHYREAPVNAIWEGSGNVMALDVLRVLGRRKELFEQLFGIFSRDLGPSGRKTIDVLRAAMSLCERDEGAARMLVEQLALAAAAAELYRLGAGRIADAFLESRLAAGWRSTYGMLDSRFDSAYVVDLLYPAAT; from the coding sequence ATGAATCAGATGAACCGGACTGAACAGAAACTCGCCGAGCTGAACCAGCCAAAACCCTGGTCCGGTGTCAACGCCTATCGCTCCGATCCTCTCGTCGTCGATATCACGTCGAGCATGCCGAAGGCGTTGCGTGACGAATTCGACGTGCTCGGACGGTATGTCACCTCGCCGGAAGCGCAGGAACTGGCGCGTATGGCCAACGAGGGCGTGCCGAAGCTGAAGACCCACGGTCCTCGCGGCGAGCGCCTCGATGTCGTCGAGTTCCATCCGGCTTGGCACGCGCTGATGCGCCGGTCGATGACGACGGGGCTGCATGCTTCCGCCTGGGAGAACCTGGCGGATGAAAGGGGCCGGTCGCACAAGGCGAGGGCGATCCGTTTCTACCTGACGGCACAGCTCGAATGCGGCCATCTCTGCCCGCTGACAATGACGAGTGCGTCGGTTGCCGCCATCACCGCGTCTCCGGCCGTCCAAAAGGAATGGGCGCCAAAGATCCTCTCGCGCAAATATGATTCCTCCAACCGTCCATGGATGCAGAAGAGCGCCGTCACCATCGGCATGGGCATGACGGAGAAGCAGGGCGGCACCGATGTTCGCGCCAACACCTCGACCGCGGAGCGCGTGGGGGAGGGCATCTACCGTCTGAACGGCCACAAGTGGTTCATGTCTGCGCCGATGAGCGATGCTTTTGTGATGCTCGCCCAGACGCACGACGGGCTCGGCTGCTTCCTGGTGCCGCGGCTGCTCGAGGACGGTTCCGCCAACGGGCTGCGCTTCCAGCGTCTGAAGGACAAGCTGGGCAACCGCTCCAACGCTTCGTCGGAGGTCGAGTTTTCCGACACGTTCGGCTTCGTTCTCGGAACGCCCGACGCCGGCATCCGCACTATTCTTGACATGGTCACGTTGACGCGGCTCGACTGTGCGCTCGCGTCCGCCGGCATGATGCGTGCCTCGCTCGCCGAAGCCGTGCACCACACCCGCGGCCGCAAGGTTTTTGGCAAGGCGCTGATTAGCCAGCCGATGATGACACGCGTCCTCGCCGACATGGCGCTTGACGTCGCTGCTGCGAGCGCCTTGTCGTTCCGCCTAGCCGATGCTTTCGACAAGGCCCACGGCAGTGCCGAGGATGCCGCCTATGCCCGCATCATGACGCCGGTTGCGAAATACTGGTGCTGCAAGATCGCTCCCGGCTTGATCTACGAGGCGATGGAATGCCTCGGCGGCAACGGCTACGTCGAGGAGCGCGCGCTTGCCCGCCATTACCGCGAGGCGCCGGTCAACGCCATCTGGGAGGGATCGGGCAACGTCATGGCGCTCGATGTGCTGCGCGTGCTCGGGCGCCGCAAGGAGTTGTTCGAACAGCTCTTCGGCATCTTCAGCCGCGATCTCGGCCCCTCCGGTCGCAAGACCATCGACGTCCTGCGCGCGGCCATGTCGCTCTGCGAACGCGACGAAGGTGCGGCCCGCATGCTGGTCGAGCAGCTTGCGCTCGCGGCCGCAGCCGCCGAGCTCTATCGGCTCGGCGCGGGACGAATCGCCGACGCATTTCTGGAGTCGCGCCTGGCGGCCGGTTGGCGCTCGACCTACGGAATGCTCGATTCGCGCTTCGATTCGGCCTACGTGGTCGATCTGCTCTATCCGGCAGCGACGTAG
- the ruvX gene encoding Holliday junction resolvase RuvX — protein MAILTIEELAASLPPNQAIAGLDLGTKTIGLSVSDLGRRFATPRDVIRRVKFGVDAQALLSVAAKEKIAAFVIGLPVNMDGTEGPRCQATRAFVRNMGEKTDIPFVLWDERLSTVAAERVLIEMDVSRKKRAERIDSAAASFILQGALDRLASLANASRD, from the coding sequence ATGGCAATTCTTACAATCGAAGAACTGGCTGCGTCCTTGCCGCCGAACCAGGCGATTGCCGGTCTTGATCTTGGCACCAAGACGATCGGGCTGTCGGTCTCCGATCTCGGCCGGCGCTTCGCGACGCCCCGCGACGTGATCCGGCGCGTCAAGTTCGGCGTCGATGCGCAAGCGCTCCTATCCGTGGCAGCGAAGGAGAAGATCGCAGCCTTTGTCATCGGTCTGCCCGTCAACATGGACGGGACCGAGGGACCGCGCTGCCAGGCGACGCGCGCCTTCGTCAGGAACATGGGAGAGAAAACGGATATTCCCTTCGTGCTCTGGGACGAGCGGCTCTCGACCGTCGCCGCTGAGCGCGTACTGATCGAGATGGATGTATCCCGGAAGAAGCGGGCCGAGCGGATCGACTCCGCCGCGGCTTCCTTCATTCTTCAGGGAGCGCTCGACAGATTGGCGTCGCTCGCAAACGCCTCCCGCGATTGA
- a CDS encoding aspartate carbamoyltransferase catalytic subunit, producing MITFPHRHLLGIKGLTEQDITLLLDRADEAVKISRQREKKTSSLRGLTQINLFFEASTRTQSSFELAGKRLGADVMNMAVGNSSVKKGETLIDTAMTLNAMHPDVLVVRHSSAGAAALLAQKVSCSVVNAGDGQHEHPTQALLDALTIRRAKGKLSRIIVAICGDVLHSRVARSNILLLNQMGARVRVVAPATLLPSGIAQMGVEVYHSMAEGLKDADVVMMLRLQRERMAGSFVPSVREYFHYFGLDAEKLKAAKDNALVMHPGPMNRGVEIASEIADGPQSVIEQQVEMGVAVRMAVMETLLLSQNQGPRL from the coding sequence ATGATCACTTTCCCGCATCGCCACCTGCTCGGCATCAAAGGCCTCACGGAACAGGACATCACACTCCTGCTCGATCGCGCCGACGAAGCCGTCAAGATCTCCCGGCAGAGGGAGAAGAAAACCTCCTCGCTGCGCGGACTGACGCAGATCAATCTTTTCTTCGAAGCCTCGACCCGGACGCAGTCCTCGTTCGAACTGGCGGGCAAGCGGCTTGGCGCCGATGTGATGAACATGGCGGTCGGTAACTCCTCAGTAAAGAAGGGCGAGACGCTGATCGATACGGCGATGACGCTGAACGCGATGCATCCCGACGTGCTGGTCGTGCGCCACTCTTCGGCGGGTGCGGCGGCACTGCTTGCCCAGAAGGTCTCCTGCTCGGTCGTCAACGCTGGCGACGGTCAGCACGAGCACCCGACCCAGGCGCTGCTCGACGCGCTGACGATCCGCCGCGCCAAGGGCAAGCTCTCGCGGATCATCGTCGCGATCTGCGGCGACGTCCTGCACTCGCGCGTTGCCCGGTCCAACATTCTGCTGCTCAACCAGATGGGCGCGCGCGTGCGCGTCGTCGCACCGGCGACACTGCTTCCGTCCGGGATCGCGCAGATGGGTGTCGAGGTCTACCACTCCATGGCGGAGGGCCTTAAGGACGCGGACGTCGTCATGATGCTGCGGCTGCAGCGCGAGCGCATGGCCGGCTCCTTCGTGCCCTCGGTGCGCGAATATTTCCACTACTTTGGTCTGGACGCAGAAAAGCTGAAAGCCGCAAAGGACAACGCGTTGGTGATGCACCCGGGCCCGATGAACCGCGGTGTCGAGATCGCTTCCGAAATCGCCGACGGTCCGCAAAGTGTCATCGAACAGCAGGTGGAGATGGGCGTCGCCGTGCGCATGGCCGTGATGGAAACACTTCTCCTCTCGCAGAACCAGGGGCCGCGCCTATGA
- a CDS encoding DUF6105 family protein yields MKWLLIFWAAPVTLLTSWYGLSYYDMSFGVFMLTRQAHDLVFAIYGHVLGIPPETIPPLVARAMVVDSAIVFALVALRKRRQIVAWYRRRFGAPTAQSREAFASDANLSSAP; encoded by the coding sequence ATGAAGTGGCTCCTGATATTTTGGGCCGCCCCGGTCACGCTGCTGACTAGCTGGTACGGTCTTTCCTATTACGACATGAGCTTCGGTGTCTTCATGCTGACGCGTCAGGCGCATGACCTGGTTTTCGCGATCTATGGCCACGTGCTCGGAATTCCGCCCGAAACCATTCCGCCGCTCGTCGCCCGGGCGATGGTCGTCGACAGCGCCATCGTATTCGCACTCGTCGCGCTGAGGAAACGTCGCCAGATCGTCGCTTGGTACCGGCGCCGCTTCGGCGCGCCGACCGCTCAATCGCGGGAGGCGTTTGCGAGCGACGCCAATCTGTCGAGCGCTCCCTGA
- the dprA gene encoding DNA-processing protein DprA, which produces MTLNVSAQRAGIALTERQKIAWLRLIRSDNVGPATFRDLINHFGTAEAALEALPDLSRRGGSDRTFRIATVADAERELETAHRFGAAFIGIGEPDYPPALREIDGAPPLIAVKGNVRAATRPSLGIVGSRNSSVSGAKFAAMIARDAGAAGYVITSGLARGIDTAAHRASLRTGTIAALAGGLDQPYPPENIGLLQEITSGEGLAISEMPFGWEPRARDFPRRNRLIAGASLGVTIVEAANRSGSLITARYAADFGRLVFAVPGSPLDPRCHGANDLLKQGATVTTSSADVLEALAPLTQDDLLTRLDIKEPTIENTRAAPAAPDDSERNRIMEALGPTPVEIDDIIRHTALSASQVHLVLLELDLAGQLCRHGANLVSLLPNE; this is translated from the coding sequence ATGACGTTGAACGTCAGCGCTCAACGAGCAGGAATCGCGCTGACGGAACGGCAGAAAATCGCCTGGTTGCGGCTGATTCGCAGCGACAATGTAGGTCCCGCCACCTTTCGGGACCTGATCAATCACTTCGGCACGGCAGAGGCGGCCCTCGAAGCGCTGCCCGACCTTTCCCGGCGCGGCGGATCGGATCGCACATTCCGCATTGCGACCGTCGCTGATGCGGAACGGGAACTCGAGACGGCGCACCGGTTCGGCGCCGCCTTCATTGGGATCGGCGAGCCCGATTATCCTCCGGCATTGAGGGAGATCGACGGCGCTCCGCCGCTCATTGCCGTGAAGGGCAACGTCCGGGCGGCGACGCGCCCTTCCCTCGGCATCGTCGGTTCGCGCAATTCGTCCGTGAGCGGAGCGAAGTTCGCCGCCATGATCGCGCGCGATGCCGGGGCTGCAGGCTATGTCATCACCTCGGGGCTCGCCCGCGGCATCGATACCGCCGCCCATCGCGCAAGCCTGCGGACCGGCACGATCGCCGCACTTGCCGGCGGCCTCGACCAGCCCTATCCGCCTGAGAACATCGGGCTGCTGCAGGAGATCACATCCGGCGAAGGACTGGCGATCAGCGAAATGCCCTTCGGCTGGGAACCCCGCGCACGCGATTTTCCGCGGCGAAATCGGCTCATCGCCGGCGCCAGCCTTGGCGTCACCATCGTCGAGGCGGCCAATCGGTCCGGGTCGCTGATCACCGCCCGCTATGCCGCCGACTTCGGCAGGCTGGTCTTCGCCGTTCCCGGATCGCCGCTCGATCCGCGCTGCCACGGCGCGAACGATCTCTTGAAACAGGGCGCGACCGTAACGACGTCCTCAGCCGACGTGTTGGAGGCGCTGGCTCCGCTCACGCAAGACGACCTCCTGACACGCCTGGACATCAAGGAGCCGACGATTGAGAACACGCGGGCAGCACCTGCGGCACCGGACGACAGCGAGCGCAACCGCATCATGGAAGCGCTCGGGCCGACACCGGTCGAGATCGACGATATCATTCGCCACACCGCGCTCTCTGCCTCGCAGGTCCACCTCGTGCTTCTGGAACTGGATCTCGCGGGCCAGCTCTGCCGGCATGGGGCAAACCTCGTGTCTCTTCTCCCCAACGAGTAG
- the topA gene encoding type I DNA topoisomerase, whose protein sequence is MNVVVVESPSKAKTINKYLGPGYKVLASFGHVRDLPAKDGSVRPDEDFEMSWEVDGASAKRMKDIADAVKSSDGLILATDPDREGEAISWHVLDLLKKKKVIGDKPVRRVVFNAITKKAVLDAMAEPRDIDISLVDAYLARRALDYLVGFNLSPVLWRKLPGARSAGRVQSVALRLVCDREAEIERFVTEEYWNISALLKTPRGDEFEARLVSADGKRLQPRAIGNGDEANRLKALLDGASYVVESVEAKPVKRNPAPPFTTSTLQQAASSKLGFSASRTMQVAQKLYEGVDIGGETVGLITYMRTDGVQMAPEAIDAARRAIGSQFGERYLPEKPRFYSTKAKNAQEAHEAIRPTDFNRTPDQVRRFLDGDMLKLYDLVWKRGIASQMASAEIERTTAEIIADNGGKKAGLRATGSVIRFDGFIAAYTDMKEDGEQADDGDEGGRLPEINARENLAKQKINATQHFTEPPPRYSEATLIKKMEELGIGRPSTYAATVTTLLDRDYVTNDKRKLVPQAKGRLVTAFLESFFTRYVEYDFTASLEEKLDQISAGDLNWKDVLREFWKDFFSQIEDTKELRVTNVLDALNEELAPLVFPKREDGSDPRICQVCGTGKLSLKLGKYGAFVGCSNYPECNYTRQLSSETNGDAEASVSNEPLSLGKDPHTGEEITLRSGRFGPYVQRGEGKDAKRSSLPKGWTPASIDHEKAIALLSLPRDIGAHPETGKMISTGLGRYGPFVLHNGTYANLDSIEDVFAIGLNRAVSVLADKQSKGANGSRGRTAAAALKELGEHPDGGAITVRDGRFGPYVNWGKVNATLPKGKDPQSVTVEEALALIAERAAKGGATKGKATKAKSTTAKAAKTASNGAAKLAKPKTAAKAKAKTAAKAKKD, encoded by the coding sequence ATGAATGTTGTAGTGGTGGAATCGCCTTCCAAGGCCAAGACGATCAACAAGTACCTGGGCCCCGGCTATAAGGTGCTTGCTTCGTTCGGCCACGTGCGGGACCTGCCGGCCAAGGATGGATCGGTGCGCCCGGACGAAGACTTCGAGATGTCCTGGGAGGTCGACGGCGCTTCAGCGAAACGCATGAAGGACATCGCCGACGCCGTAAAATCGTCGGACGGCCTGATTCTCGCAACCGACCCGGATCGCGAGGGCGAGGCAATCTCCTGGCATGTGCTGGACCTTCTCAAGAAGAAGAAGGTCATCGGCGACAAGCCGGTGAGGCGCGTTGTCTTCAACGCGATCACGAAAAAGGCCGTGCTCGATGCAATGGCCGAGCCTCGCGATATCGATATCTCGCTGGTTGACGCCTATCTCGCCCGCCGCGCCCTCGACTATCTCGTCGGCTTCAACCTTTCCCCCGTCCTCTGGCGCAAATTGCCGGGGGCGCGTTCGGCCGGCCGTGTGCAATCGGTGGCTCTGCGTCTCGTCTGCGATCGCGAAGCGGAAATCGAACGTTTCGTCACGGAGGAATACTGGAATATTTCGGCGCTTCTGAAGACGCCGCGCGGCGACGAATTCGAAGCGCGTCTCGTCTCCGCCGACGGCAAGCGGCTGCAACCAAGAGCAATCGGCAATGGTGACGAGGCCAACCGGCTGAAAGCGCTGCTCGATGGCGCGAGCTATGTGGTCGAGAGCGTCGAAGCAAAGCCGGTCAAGCGCAATCCGGCGCCGCCCTTCACCACCTCGACGCTGCAGCAGGCCGCCTCTTCCAAGCTCGGGTTTTCCGCCTCGCGCACGATGCAGGTGGCGCAGAAGCTTTACGAGGGCGTTGACATCGGTGGCGAGACGGTTGGTCTCATCACCTATATGCGTACCGATGGCGTGCAGATGGCCCCGGAGGCAATCGACGCCGCCCGCCGGGCGATCGGCAGCCAGTTCGGCGAACGGTATCTGCCGGAAAAGCCCCGCTTCTATTCCACCAAGGCGAAAAACGCTCAGGAAGCACACGAAGCCATCCGTCCGACGGATTTCAACCGCACACCCGACCAGGTTCGCCGCTTCCTCGACGGCGACATGCTCAAACTTTACGATCTCGTCTGGAAGCGTGGTATCGCGAGCCAGATGGCTTCGGCCGAAATCGAGCGTACGACCGCCGAGATCATCGCCGACAACGGCGGCAAGAAGGCCGGCCTCAGGGCCACCGGTTCGGTGATCCGTTTCGACGGCTTCATCGCCGCCTACACCGACATGAAGGAAGATGGTGAGCAGGCCGATGACGGTGACGAGGGCGGTCGGCTGCCGGAGATCAACGCGCGGGAGAATCTCGCCAAGCAGAAGATCAACGCCACCCAGCATTTCACCGAGCCGCCGCCGCGCTACTCGGAAGCGACGCTGATCAAGAAGATGGAAGAACTCGGCATCGGCCGTCCGTCGACCTATGCCGCAACCGTCACGACCCTCCTCGACCGGGACTATGTGACGAACGACAAGCGAAAGCTGGTGCCCCAGGCCAAGGGCCGTCTCGTAACTGCCTTCCTGGAGAGCTTCTTCACGCGTTATGTGGAATATGATTTCACGGCGTCGCTGGAGGAGAAGCTCGATCAGATTTCCGCCGGCGACCTCAACTGGAAGGACGTCCTGCGCGAGTTCTGGAAGGACTTCTTCTCCCAGATCGAAGATACCAAGGAACTGCGCGTCACCAACGTGCTCGATGCCCTCAACGAGGAACTGGCGCCGCTCGTCTTCCCGAAGCGTGAGGACGGCAGCGATCCGCGTATCTGCCAGGTCTGCGGGACCGGGAAACTCTCGCTGAAGCTCGGAAAATACGGTGCGTTCGTCGGCTGCTCCAATTACCCGGAGTGCAACTACACGCGCCAGCTTTCCTCCGAAACCAACGGCGATGCGGAAGCGTCGGTATCGAACGAGCCGCTGAGCCTCGGCAAGGATCCGCATACTGGCGAGGAAATCACTTTGCGCAGCGGCCGCTTCGGACCCTATGTCCAACGCGGCGAAGGTAAGGACGCAAAGCGCTCGAGCCTGCCGAAGGGCTGGACGCCGGCATCGATCGACCATGAAAAGGCCATCGCGCTGCTGTCGCTGCCGCGCGACATCGGCGCGCATCCGGAAACCGGCAAGATGATCTCCACCGGTCTCGGGCGCTACGGACCCTTCGTGCTCCACAACGGCACCTACGCCAACCTGGACTCGATCGAGGATGTCTTCGCGATCGGGCTTAACCGCGCAGTTTCGGTGCTCGCGGACAAGCAGTCGAAGGGCGCCAACGGCTCCCGCGGACGTACCGCCGCGGCCGCACTCAAGGAACTCGGCGAACATCCCGACGGAGGCGCGATCACCGTGCGCGACGGGCGGTTCGGTCCCTATGTCAACTGGGGCAAGGTCAACGCCACGCTGCCCAAGGGCAAGGATCCGCAATCCGTGACGGTCGAAGAGGCGCTGGCGCTTATTGCCGAACGTGCGGCCAAGGGCGGCGCGACAAAAGGCAAGGCGACCAAAGCGAAGTCGACGACGGCAAAGGCCGCCAAGACCGCTTCGAACGGCGCGGCAAAACTCGCCAAGCCGAAGACCGCCGCCAAGGCAAAAGCGAAAACGGCCGCGAAGGCCAAGAAGGACTGA
- the plsY gene encoding glycerol-3-phosphate 1-O-acyltransferase PlsY, giving the protein MELLSWQLGLPATFACLVFGYLLGSIPFGLILTRMAGLGDVRKIGSGNIGATNVLRTGNKKLAAATLLLDALKGTAAAAIASIWGIEAGLAAGLAAFLGHLYPVWLSFKGGKGVATYIGVLLGLAPVMVLVFGVIWLATAKITRYSSLSALVATVFTPVALYATGYGKVALLFAIMTLITWIKHRANIQRLLSGTESRIGEKG; this is encoded by the coding sequence GTGGAACTACTATCCTGGCAGCTCGGGCTGCCCGCGACATTCGCATGTCTCGTCTTCGGCTATCTTCTGGGGTCGATCCCCTTCGGCCTCATTCTCACGCGCATGGCAGGCCTCGGTGATGTCCGAAAGATAGGCTCTGGCAATATCGGTGCAACGAATGTGCTTCGAACCGGCAACAAGAAGCTTGCCGCGGCGACCCTCCTCCTCGATGCGCTCAAGGGTACCGCCGCTGCCGCCATCGCCTCGATTTGGGGCATCGAGGCTGGCCTTGCCGCCGGCCTTGCCGCGTTCCTTGGACATCTCTATCCGGTCTGGCTCTCGTTCAAGGGTGGCAAGGGCGTCGCAACCTATATCGGCGTGTTGCTGGGCCTTGCACCGGTGATGGTGCTCGTCTTCGGTGTGATCTGGCTCGCCACCGCCAAGATCACCCGTTACTCGTCGCTGAGCGCGCTCGTGGCGACGGTCTTCACACCTGTAGCACTTTATGCGACCGGATACGGAAAAGTGGCGCTGCTCTTCGCAATCATGACCCTCATCACCTGGATCAAGCATCGCGCCAACATCCAGCGATTGCTCAGCGGCACCGAGAGTCGGATCGGAGAAAAGGGATGA